A single genomic interval of Danio aesculapii chromosome 5, fDanAes4.1, whole genome shotgun sequence harbors:
- the wdr44 gene encoding WD repeat-containing protein 44 → MASDTSDTEEFYDAAEDVNFSPSPHASPAKFELPQPGGPAENVVQEVAPGLVQPEPRHDDSLQIIDSIIEESQKSGVEEELLRTEETCEASSEGEKPEAEDCSVEETPVPEVLVVVLPEDPDVTPYDSGCTEQVPDVRPREVRPQDIHDRAPDVAGSAQVGQDQGMPPPPDITSALGQPSLPVSLPCAETADILEQVSTSDGDGPGPSKPPRQFTVEPDIVASTKKQPPSRPPPPSGAPPPRPPPPSRPSFSASKKSQEAIRPTGLEVSVDPADELCGLVSPNATVQCITKEVQHSLDLASATSGDKVVTAQENDEQASSPSGAETAGPQRPRSNSGRELTDEEILASVMIKNLDTGEEIPLIQAEEKLPTGINPLTLHIMRRTKEYISNDAAQSDDDDKSQPALTDTDGGKLKQRTTQLKKFLGKSVKRAKHLAEEYGERAVNKVKSVRDEVFHTDQDDPSSSDDEGMPYTRPVKFKAAHSFKGPFDFDQIKVVQDLSGEHMGAVWTMKFSHCGRLLATAGQDNIVRIWVLKNAYDYFNNMRIKYNTEGRVSPSPSQESLCSSKSDTEGGFGAAVEDADTEDRNVPFRQVPFCKYKGHTADLLDLSWSKNYFLLSSSMDKTVRLWHISRRECLCCFQHIDFVTAIAFHPRDDRYFLSGSLDGKLRLWNIPDKKVALWNEVDGQTRLITAANFCQNGKYAVIGTYDGRCIFYDTERLKYHTQIHVRSTRGRNRVGRKITGIEPLPGENKILVTSNDSRIRLYDLRDLSLSMKYKGYVNSSSQIKASFSHDYSYIVSGSEDKYVYIWSTYHDLSKFTSVRRDRNDFWEGIKAHNAVVTSAVFAPHPDLIVPQEAGSEKPDSDCKSDSTDDSETIPSGALKTDHSEVLLSADFTGAIKVFVNVKKY, encoded by the exons GGTCCTGCAGAGAACGTGGTACAGGAAGTTGCTCCTGGATTAGTTCAACCAGAACCCCGTCATGATGATTCTCTTCAG ATCATTGACAGTATTATCGAAGAGAGTCAAAAGAGTGGAGTTGAGGAAGAGTTGTTGAGAACGGAAGAGACCTGTGAAGCCTCTTCTGAAGGGGAGAAGCCAGAAGCAGAAGACTGTAGTGTTGAAGAGACACCAGTTCCTGAGGTTCTTGTGGTGGTGCTTCCGGAGGATCCTGATGTGACTCCATATGACTCCGGTTGCACTGAGCAGGTGCCCGATGTAAGACCGAGGGAAGTGAGGCCACAGGACATTCATGATAGAGCACCGGATGTGGCTGGTTCTGCCCAGGTGGGTCAAGACCAGGGTATGCCACCCCCTCCGGACATTACTAGTGCTCTGGGTCAGCCATCGCTACCTGTTTCTCTGCCCTGTGCAGAGACAGCTGATATTCTAGAGCAAGTTTCTACGTCTGATGGCGATGGGCCCGGCCCTTCCAAACCTCCCAGACAGTTTACAGTGGAGCCTGACATTGTAGCGAGTACTAAGAAGCAACCGCCCTCAAGACCGCCTCCACCCTCTGGGGCTCCTCCTCCTCGGCCGCCTCCCCCATCACGACCCAGCTTTTCGGCTAGCAAAAAGTCCCAGGAAGCGATTCGACCGACAGGACTTGAAG TCTCTGTAGACCCAGCAGATGAGCTGTGTGGATTGGTCAGCCCAAATGCCACAGTCCAATGCATTACTAAAGAAGTCCAGCACTCCCTGGACCTTGCTAGCGCCACTAGTGGAGATAAAGTCGTCACTGCACAG GAAAATGATGAGCAGGCATCAAGTCCTAGTGGTGCTGAGACTGCTGGACCACAAAGACCAAGGTCTAACTCGGGCAGAGAGCTTACAGATGAG GAGATTCTTGCGAGTGTGATGATCAAGAATCTGGACACTGGTGAGGAGATCCCTCTGATTCAGGCAGAAGAGAAACTACCCACTGGAATCAACCCGCTCACACTGCACATCATGAGGAGAACCAAGGAGTACATCTC AAACGACGCAGCACAGTCGGATGATGATGATAAATCCCAGCCTGCCCTTACTGACACAGATGGAGGGAAGCTGAAACAGAGAAC AACACAGCTAAAGAAGTTTCTGGGTAAGTCAGTAAAGAGGGCGAAACACTTGGCGGAGGAATATGGAGAGAGAGCTGTGAATAAAGTGAAGAGCGTTCGAGACGAGGTCTTCCACACTGACCAGGATGACCCATCCTCCAGTGATGACGAAGGGATGCCGTACACACGACCGGTCAAGTTTAAAGCGGCTCACAGCTTCAAAGGGCCCTTTGACTTTGACCAAATCAAAGTGGTGCAGGACCTGAGCGGAGAGCACATG GGTGCCGTCTGGACAATGAAGTTCTCTCACTGTGGACGGCTACTGGCAACAGCAGGCCAGGATAATATAGTTCGGATCTGGGTCCTCAAAAATGCCTATGACTATTTCAACAACAtgagaataaaatacaatacagaaG GACGCGTGTCACCGTCTCCCTCTCAGGAGAGTCTGTGTTCCTCTAAATCAGATACAGAAGGAGGG TTTGGTGCTGCTGTGGAAGATGCAGACACGGAGGATAGAAACGTCCCCTTCCGGCAGGTTCCTTTCTGCAAGTACAAGGGTCACACTGCTGACCTGCTGGATCTGTCCTGGTCAAAG AACTACTTCCTGCTGTCATCATCAATGGACAAGACGGTTCGCTTGTGGCACATCTCCAGGAGAGAGTGTCTCTGCTGTTTTCAGCATATAGATTTTGTTACAGCCATTGCATTTCATCCTAGG gaTGACAGGTATTTTTTGAGCGGTTCTTTGGATGGAAAGCTGCGGTTATGGAATATTCCAGATAAGAAAGTAGCACTGTGGAATGAGGTGGACGGACAGACACGTCTGATAACAGCAGCTAACTTCTGCCAGAATGGAAAGTATGCAGTAATCGGCACCTACGATGGGCGCTGCATTTTCTATGACACCGAG CGCCTTAAATATCACACTCAAATACACGTTCGCTCTACAAGAGGCAGGAATCGAGTGGGCCGCAAAATCACCGGTATTGAGCCGCTGCCAGGAGAAAACAAG ATCTTGGTGACGTCAAACGACTCCCGCATTCGCCTGTATGACCTCAGAGATTTGTCACTGTCTATGAAGTACAAAGGCTACGTGAACAGCAGCAGTCAGATCAAAGCCAGCTTCag TCACGACTACTCTTACATTGTGAGCGGCTCCGAGGACAAGTACGTGTACATCTGGAGCACGTACCACGACCTCAGCAAGTTCACCTCTGTACGGAGAgaccgcaatgacttctgggaagGGATCAAAG CTCATAACGCGGTTGTGACCTCGGCCGTCTTTGCTCCTCATCCGGATCTCATCGTGCCTCAGGAAGCAGGCTCCGAAAAACCAGACTCGGACTGTAAGAGCGACAGCACAGACGACTCGGAGACCATCCCATCAG GGGCGCTAAAAACAGACCACTCTGAAGTTCTGCTCTCTGCTGATTTCACCGGAGCCATTAAAGTTTTTGTCAATGTTAAGAAATATTGA